The following coding sequences are from one Lolium rigidum isolate FL_2022 chromosome 6, APGP_CSIRO_Lrig_0.1, whole genome shotgun sequence window:
- the LOC124663349 gene encoding aldehyde oxidase GLOX-like — MRGIFSDLTMAPLLRVAVLVALAAVCPAQGQQPGLLRVPDRSAPTGAFLDRVVLPVDNAGGFAGWWTVLSENSGVSAMHLAIMRHGKAVMFDTTTTGPSLSMLPAGNCRPDPRSVPPGAMDCSAHAVEFDYNTGAVRPLKILTDTWCSSGAFDPEGMLVQTGGYFEGVKVVRHLSPQITSDWREFPNSLADGRWYGTQQVLPDGRFIVVGGRRAFSYEFVPVAGQSNAQATPIPLLRDTTDDVENNLYPFVHLLPDGTIFLFANDRSIVFNPQNGQVLRELPKLHGGARNYPASGMSALLPLDLRRGERLSAEVLICGGAPKEAFKVGELNRFPPALRDCARINPSKPGARWSMDQMPVGRVMSDMLILPTGDLLMINGAAQGCSGWAFARQPVLTPFLYNLRKPRGQRFRALAASNIPRMYHASSALLPDATVLVAGGNTNSAYNFSGVDFPTEVRVERFTPPYLAPELLATRPEIDVASVPANGMKFGAKFAFRFSAPGQPVAEPDLKVTMYAPPFTTHGYSMNQRLLVLQVTAFKAEGQRYKITVHAPLNPALAPPGYYMVFVLVKGVPSKAAWVKIHH, encoded by the exons ATGAGGGGCATCTTCTCTGATCTTACAATGGCTCCTCTCCTCCGCGTTGCGGTGCTCGTCGCCCTCGCCGCCGTCTGCCCGGCGCAGGGCCAACAGCCGGGGCTCTTGAGGGTGCCAGACCGGTCGGCGCCAACGGGGGCGTTCCTGGACAGGGTGGTGCTCCCCGTAGACAATGCCGGGGGATTCGCCGGCTGGTGGACCGTCCTGAGCGAGAACTCGGGCGTGTCGGCGATGCACCTGGCGATCATGCGGCATGGCAAGGCCGTCATGTTCGACACGACCACGACGGGGCCGTCGCTGTCGATGCTGCCGGCGGGCAACTGCCGCCCCGACCCCCGGAGCGTCCCGCCTGGCGCCATGGACTGCTCGGCGCACGCCGTGGAGTTCGACTATAATACTGGCGCAGTCCGGCCTCTCAAG ATCCTGACAGACACGTGGTGCTCGTCGGGGGCGTTCGACCCGGAGGGCATGCTCGTGCAAACCGGCGGCTACTTCGAAGGGGTGAAGGTTGTGAGACACCTGAGCCCACAAATCACTTCCGACTGGAGGGAGTTCCCCAATAGCTTGGCCGACGGAAGATG GTACGGAACGCAGCAGGTGCTCCCGGACGGCCGCTTCATCGTCGTCGGCGGGCGGCGCGCCTTCAGCTACGAGTTCGTCCCGGTTGCCGGGCAGTCGAACGCCCAAGCTACTCCCATCCCCTTGCTCCGTGACACCACCGATGACGTGGAGAACAACCTGTaccccttcgtccacctcctcccGGACGGGACCATCTTCCTCTTCGCCAACGACCGCTCCATCGTCTTCAACCCCCAGAACGGCCAGGTCCTCCGCGAGCTTCCCAAGCTCCACGGCGGAGCCCGGAACTACCCTGCCTCCGGCATGTCCGCTCTCCTTCCCCTCGACCTCCGCCGCGGCGAGAGGCTCAGCGCGGAGGTCCTCATCTGCGGCGGTGCCCCCAAGGAGGCCTTCAAGGTCGGCGAGCTCAACAGGTTCCCGCCCGCGCTCAGGGACTGCGCGCGCATCAACCCGTCCAAGCCCGGAGCGCGGTGGTCGATGGACCAAATGCCCGTGGGCCGCGTGATGAGCGACATGCTGATTCTCCCCACCGGCGACCTGCTAATGATCAACGGCGCGGCCCAGGGCTGCTCGGGGTGGGCATTCGCCCGGCAGCCCGTGCTGACCCCGTTCCTCTACAACCTGCGGAAGCCGCGGGGCCAGCGGTTCCGCGCACTGGCCGCGTCCAACATCCCGCGCATGTACCACGCCTCCAGCGCGCTGCTGCCCGACGCCACGGTGCTCGTGGCCGGCGGCAACACCAACTCGGCGTACAACTTCTCCGGCGTCGACTTCCCCACGGAGGTGCGCGTCGAGCGCTTCACCCCACCATACCTCGCACCGGAGCTCCTCGCCACCAGGCCGGAGATCGACGTGGCCTCGGTCCCTGCCAACGGGATGAAGTTCGGGGCCAAGTTTGCATTCAGGTTCTCGGCGCCCGGGCAGCCCGTGGCCGAACCGGATCTGAAGGTGACCATGTACGCGCCGCCGTTCACCACGCACGGCTACTCCATGAACCAGCGCCTGCTGGTGCTGCAGGTCACCGCGTTCAAGGCAGAGGGGCAACGCTACAAGATCACCGTTCACGCGCCGCTGAATCCGGCGCTCGCGCCGCCAGGCTACTACATGGTGTTCGTGTTGGTGAAGGGGGTGCCCAGCAAAGCGGCATGGGTGAAGATACACCACTAA